The proteins below are encoded in one region of Casimicrobium huifangae:
- the mutL gene encoding DNA mismatch repair endonuclease MutL — protein MPDGASRAKAVASLRQIRTLPDHLVNQIAAGEVIERPAAALKELLENAVDGGARAIDIELAGGGATLIQVSDDGRGIEPEQLPLAIARHATSKIASFDDLESVASFGFRGEALASIASVARLAITSRTQRGHSAFRLKTEGGTSDAAEPVSARLGTTVTVAELFFNTPARRRFLKSESTEYAHCLDAVRRLGLARSDIAIQLSHNNRAVLRWPVQAWPARVAAVLGDEWLAAATAVEADGGVLAVQGFVLKPNSAVPNRDAQHLFVNGRWVRDKVVLHAIRDALRDQMHGASAPAFVLKLTLDPRAVDVNVHPAKTEVRFRDSQAVHQFVRRAVERAMSGAAGSHATSADAPVAEGAASVSAAAQKLFGDRVAAAFARAADGAEAASRPYPTRPTAFDFGVAERATQYFFAPPEPAAASSVTARLPATENAPTLPAIEHPLGFALAQLHGVYILAQNSNGLILVDMHAAHERIVYEGLKAQAGAAMATQRLLIPSVVSASEKEVAAAETHRETLQQLGFDVSLGGPRSLTLRSVPTLLADAAPEALLHGVLAELDELGVSAAIESRRDELLSTMACHAAVRANRALTIAEMNALLREMEATERAGSCNHGRPTWYQLTLRELDALFMRGR, from the coding sequence ATGCCGGACGGGGCTTCCCGCGCGAAAGCTGTCGCCAGTTTGCGACAAATCCGGACCTTGCCGGATCATCTGGTCAATCAGATCGCCGCCGGCGAAGTGATCGAACGGCCCGCAGCGGCACTGAAAGAATTGCTGGAGAACGCGGTCGACGGCGGCGCACGTGCCATCGACATCGAGCTCGCGGGCGGCGGCGCTACCCTTATTCAGGTCAGCGACGACGGTCGCGGCATCGAGCCCGAGCAGCTGCCGCTGGCCATCGCGCGGCATGCGACATCCAAGATCGCCAGCTTTGACGATCTCGAATCAGTCGCCAGCTTTGGTTTTCGCGGTGAAGCACTGGCTTCAATTGCCTCGGTCGCGCGGCTGGCGATCACCAGTCGCACCCAGCGCGGTCACAGCGCCTTCCGGCTGAAGACGGAGGGCGGCACCAGCGATGCAGCAGAACCGGTCAGCGCGCGACTCGGCACCACCGTCACCGTCGCCGAGCTGTTCTTCAACACGCCGGCGCGGCGCCGCTTCCTGAAATCCGAATCCACCGAATACGCGCATTGCCTCGACGCCGTGCGCCGCCTCGGTCTGGCGCGCAGCGACATCGCCATCCAGCTCAGTCATAACAATCGCGCCGTGCTGCGCTGGCCGGTGCAGGCGTGGCCGGCGCGGGTGGCGGCAGTGCTGGGCGATGAGTGGCTGGCGGCGGCGACTGCCGTCGAGGCCGACGGCGGTGTGCTGGCGGTACAGGGCTTCGTGCTGAAGCCCAACAGCGCGGTGCCCAACCGCGACGCGCAGCATCTGTTCGTGAACGGCCGCTGGGTGCGCGACAAGGTGGTACTGCACGCTATCCGCGATGCCTTGCGCGACCAGATGCACGGGGCATCAGCACCGGCCTTCGTGTTGAAGCTGACGCTCGACCCGCGTGCGGTGGACGTCAACGTGCATCCCGCCAAGACCGAGGTGCGCTTCCGCGACTCTCAGGCGGTGCATCAGTTTGTGCGGCGAGCGGTGGAACGTGCCATGAGTGGGGCAGCGGGGAGTCACGCCACCAGCGCTGATGCACCCGTGGCAGAGGGCGCCGCGTCAGTATCGGCGGCAGCACAAAAACTGTTTGGCGATCGCGTTGCGGCGGCGTTCGCGCGCGCCGCTGACGGCGCCGAGGCCGCGTCGCGACCGTACCCAACGCGGCCCACTGCGTTCGACTTTGGTGTTGCCGAACGAGCAACGCAATATTTCTTTGCGCCGCCGGAACCGGCAGCCGCATCAAGCGTGACGGCGCGGTTGCCTGCAACGGAAAACGCACCGACGCTGCCAGCGATCGAACATCCGCTCGGCTTCGCGCTGGCGCAACTGCACGGCGTCTACATCCTCGCGCAAAACAGCAACGGTCTCATCCTCGTCGACATGCATGCCGCGCATGAGCGCATCGTCTACGAAGGCCTGAAAGCGCAGGCCGGTGCGGCGATGGCAACGCAGCGGCTGCTGATTCCGAGCGTGGTCAGCGCCAGCGAGAAGGAAGTCGCCGCCGCCGAGACGCATCGCGAAACGCTGCAACAACTGGGCTTCGATGTCAGCTTGGGCGGCCCGCGTTCACTGACCCTGCGCAGCGTGCCCACGTTGCTGGCTGATGCGGCGCCGGAGGCGTTGCTGCACGGCGTGCTGGCGGAACTGGACGAACTTGGCGTCAGCGCTGCCATCGAATCGCGCCGCGACGAACTGCTGTCCACCATGGCCTGTCACGCCGCCGTGCGCGCCAATCGCGCGCTGACCATCGCCGAGATGAACGCCCTGCTGCGCGAAATGGAAGCCACCGAACGCGCCGGCTCCTGCAATCACGGCCGCCCGACGTGGTACCAGCTCACCCTGCGTGAGCTGGACGCGCTGTTCATGCGGGGACGCTAG
- a CDS encoding peptidase domain-containing ABC transporter, producing the protein MVKSQLQSEAAECGLACLAMLSSAHGLRIDLAELRQRFSISLKGANLAQLIRHAEALGFATRPLRLELDEMNQLQLPCMLHWDLNHFVVLTKVSTSGGGKITILDPAVGKRVLPMNEVSKHFTGVALELTPTPEFKPADLRRKVRLRDLVGKIFGLKRALINILLLAVGLEAVALVSPLVTQWVVDGALVSGDRDLLLLTVLGGGLLMIVQFLLSMARGWISLRMNQQLSIQFTANLFAHLLRLPLAFFEKRHVGDITSRFGSLAAIRGVLTQSSVSAALDGVMAIVTLAMMLLYSPKLSVVVLVALGLYLLLRWASFAAFRAANEERIVLSAREQSYFLETIRAVQPLKLFNRTPERLARWQNLMVDVQNRDLTTQKMDLWFSSANTLIFGVEGMLILYLGGTAVLERSMTLGMLLAFMAYKGQFAGRASSLINLVMQVKMLGLHAERLADIALEAPEDDRTRETDTSRLLPKVEVRNVSFRYAEGEPWVLRDCTLTIEPGEHVAICGPSGCGKSTLLKLMLGLLKPDEGDIRIGGVSLKQLGPSQYRALIGTVMQNDALMAGSLAENIACFDPVLDQARVEAVAALAQIHEEIVAMPMGYQTLVGDMGSTLSGGQRQRILLARALYKQPMILALDEATSSLDADNERHVNQAVKTLPLTRITIAHRQETINAAQRVIVLGRGQVEREMRAA; encoded by the coding sequence ATGGTCAAATCCCAACTCCAAAGCGAAGCCGCAGAATGCGGTTTGGCGTGTCTGGCGATGTTGTCCAGTGCACACGGGCTGCGCATTGATCTGGCCGAGCTACGGCAACGCTTCTCGATCTCGCTCAAAGGCGCCAATCTCGCGCAACTGATCCGTCACGCTGAAGCGCTGGGCTTTGCCACCCGGCCGCTGCGCCTTGAACTTGATGAGATGAACCAGTTGCAACTGCCCTGCATGTTGCACTGGGATTTGAACCATTTTGTCGTGCTGACCAAAGTCTCCACATCGGGTGGCGGCAAGATCACTATTCTCGACCCCGCCGTTGGCAAGCGTGTGCTGCCGATGAATGAGGTCAGCAAGCACTTCACGGGTGTCGCGCTGGAATTGACGCCCACGCCGGAGTTCAAACCAGCGGACCTGCGCCGCAAGGTGCGCCTGCGTGATTTGGTCGGCAAAATCTTCGGACTCAAGCGCGCCCTTATCAACATCCTCCTGCTCGCGGTCGGGCTGGAGGCGGTGGCGCTGGTCTCACCACTGGTGACGCAATGGGTGGTGGATGGCGCGCTGGTGAGCGGCGACCGGGATTTGCTGCTGCTCACGGTGCTTGGCGGTGGCCTGCTGATGATTGTGCAGTTCCTGCTCTCGATGGCGCGGGGCTGGATATCGCTGCGCATGAACCAGCAGCTCTCGATCCAGTTTACGGCTAATCTCTTCGCCCATCTCCTGCGGCTGCCACTCGCCTTCTTCGAGAAGCGGCACGTGGGCGACATCACTTCACGCTTTGGTTCGCTGGCCGCCATTCGCGGCGTGCTGACCCAGAGTAGCGTCTCGGCGGCACTGGATGGCGTGATGGCGATCGTCACGCTGGCGATGATGCTGCTCTACAGCCCCAAGCTCTCGGTGGTCGTGCTGGTGGCGCTCGGGCTCTATCTGTTGCTGCGCTGGGCGAGCTTCGCGGCGTTTCGCGCCGCCAATGAGGAGCGCATTGTCCTCTCCGCCAGGGAGCAGAGCTACTTCCTCGAAACTATCCGTGCCGTTCAACCCCTGAAGCTCTTCAACCGCACGCCGGAACGGCTGGCGCGCTGGCAGAACCTGATGGTGGATGTGCAGAACCGTGACCTCACCACCCAGAAGATGGACTTGTGGTTCAGCTCGGCCAATACATTGATCTTTGGTGTTGAGGGCATGCTGATTCTCTATCTGGGCGGTACCGCCGTGCTGGAGCGCAGCATGACGCTGGGCATGCTGCTCGCCTTCATGGCCTACAAGGGGCAGTTCGCCGGACGGGCATCATCGCTGATCAATCTGGTGATGCAGGTAAAAATGCTCGGGTTGCACGCCGAGCGACTGGCCGATATTGCACTGGAGGCACCGGAGGACGACCGGACGAGGGAGACCGATACCAGCCGGCTGCTGCCCAAGGTAGAAGTGCGTAACGTGAGCTTTCGCTACGCCGAGGGCGAGCCCTGGGTACTGCGCGACTGCACATTGACCATTGAACCGGGCGAGCATGTGGCGATCTGTGGCCCAAGTGGTTGCGGCAAGAGCACACTGCTGAAACTGATGCTTGGACTGCTGAAGCCGGATGAGGGAGACATTCGCATCGGCGGAGTCAGCCTAAAGCAACTGGGGCCGTCACAGTATCGCGCGCTGATCGGCACGGTGATGCAGAACGACGCCTTGATGGCGGGCTCATTGGCTGAGAACATTGCCTGCTTCGACCCGGTGCTGGATCAGGCGCGTGTCGAGGCGGTGGCCGCGCTGGCGCAAATCCACGAGGAAATCGTCGCCATGCCGATGGGCTATCAGACACTGGTGGGTGATATGGGCAGTACTCTCTCTGGCGGGCAACGGCAACGCATCCTGCTGGCGCGAGCGCTTTACAAGCAGCCCATGATTCTGGCGCTGGATGAGGCGACAAGCAGCCTGGACGCAGACAATGAGCGGCATGTCAATCAGGCCGTGAAGACACTGCCGTTGACCCGCATCACCATCGCCCACCGGCAGGAGACCATCAACGCCGCGCAACGGGTGATTGTGCTCGGGCGCGGGCAGGTGGAGCGGGAGATGCGGGCGGCCTAA
- the miaA gene encoding tRNA (adenosine(37)-N6)-dimethylallyltransferase MiaA, translating to MPFEEPNIPRSPPVVVLVGPTASGKSAAALALARQFGGEIVSIDSALVYRDMNIGTAKPTAAERAEVPHHLIDLIAPTESYSVARFASDCRAAIDSVHARGHLPLLVGGTMMYANVLVHGMSDLPPTDAVVRAQVQARCAAEGIAALHAELARVDPVTAARLPATDTQRIERALEVWLLTGKPLSSLQGQRRSVLADLDLFIIRWLPQTRAWLHLRCEERLNTMFAQGFVAEVESLRSHYPLHPDLPAMRCVGYRQVLDVLEQRSPREQMFDRALFATRQLAKRQLTWLRSFPGVEVACDAPDALVKAQALLQSWLHRSGMAGQA from the coding sequence ATGCCGTTTGAGGAACCGAACATTCCGCGTAGTCCGCCCGTCGTCGTGCTCGTCGGCCCCACCGCGTCGGGCAAGAGCGCGGCGGCGCTGGCGCTGGCGCGGCAATTTGGCGGCGAAATCGTCAGCATCGACTCGGCACTGGTCTACCGCGACATGAATATCGGTACTGCCAAACCAACCGCTGCCGAGCGTGCCGAGGTGCCGCATCATCTGATTGATCTGATCGCGCCGACTGAGTCTTATTCCGTGGCACGGTTTGCGTCCGATTGCCGGGCCGCCATCGACAGCGTTCATGCTCGTGGCCATCTGCCTCTGCTGGTGGGCGGCACCATGATGTACGCCAACGTGCTGGTACATGGCATGAGCGATCTGCCGCCCACCGACGCGGTGGTGCGGGCGCAAGTGCAGGCGCGGTGCGCGGCGGAAGGCATCGCGGCACTGCATGCGGAGCTGGCACGGGTTGATCCGGTCACGGCCGCGCGGCTGCCGGCGACTGATACCCAGCGCATCGAACGTGCGCTGGAAGTCTGGCTGCTCACCGGCAAGCCCCTGTCCAGCTTGCAGGGGCAGCGGCGCTCAGTGCTCGCCGATCTCGACCTCTTCATCATCCGCTGGTTGCCGCAGACCCGTGCCTGGCTGCATCTGCGCTGCGAGGAGCGGCTGAACACCATGTTTGCACAGGGCTTCGTCGCCGAAGTGGAAAGCCTGCGCAGCCACTATCCCCTGCATCCCGATTTGCCGGCCATGCGTTGCGTCGGCTACCGGCAGGTGCTTGACGTGCTTGAACAGCGCTCGCCACGCGAGCAGATGTTCGACCGCGCGCTGTTTGCCACCCGGCAACTGGCCAAGCGCCAGCTTACTTGGCTGCGCAGCTTCCCTGGCGTTGAGGTCGCCTGCGATGCGCCAGATGCGTTGGT
- a CDS encoding HlyD family secretion protein → MTPLFRPEALAARQTQWLGSVRLSQPIGYSLTASVGLAVAVGIGLFAAFGTYTKKATVPGLLAPGSGALRLTAATAGTLVDLRVSEGARVAAGDVLFVISGERVSELGETQALIARELKRRAELSGRDVLLSKARAEERIRSLGDRIRAIDTEISSFSRDAELYAARERIARDGLTRFEQLANTGFMSSAQTDAQRETLLGLQAQQQALNRNKAALERERLALGAQIDEVRQQQQSEASELAKAAALLAQETTENQARTRLVVTAPTHGTVTGLAVQSGQVLPAGGLLATLIPHEAVTAKGNKDAPASGEPLPLEAQFFATTRQAGFVEKGQTVLIRYAAYPYQKFGMGEGEVTEVSKSPYAVQELPTHVAATMQALAQAGDPVYRVTVRLKDQRINAYGTQHALKPGMLAEADIVQDTRKLWEWALEPLFSVSGKVLAHRDESSNNISSHALNESTRKGSI, encoded by the coding sequence ATGACGCCACTTTTCCGCCCCGAAGCCCTTGCCGCACGCCAGACGCAATGGCTCGGCAGCGTGCGGCTGTCGCAGCCGATTGGCTACAGCCTGACGGCAAGCGTTGGGCTGGCGGTTGCGGTCGGCATTGGGCTCTTCGCTGCCTTCGGCACCTACACCAAGAAAGCCACCGTACCCGGCCTGCTCGCGCCGGGATCAGGAGCGTTGCGCCTGACCGCCGCCACCGCTGGCACGCTGGTGGACCTGCGCGTGAGCGAGGGCGCACGCGTTGCGGCGGGTGATGTGCTGTTCGTCATCAGCGGCGAGCGCGTGAGTGAGCTGGGCGAAACGCAGGCGCTGATCGCCCGTGAGCTGAAGCGCCGGGCGGAATTGTCCGGACGTGACGTACTGCTCTCCAAAGCGCGCGCCGAGGAACGCATTCGAAGCCTCGGCGACCGCATTCGCGCCATTGACACCGAAATCAGCAGCTTCAGCCGCGACGCAGAGCTCTACGCCGCCCGAGAACGCATTGCCCGTGACGGCTTGACCCGCTTCGAGCAACTGGCGAACACCGGATTCATGTCCAGTGCGCAAACCGATGCCCAGCGCGAAACGCTGCTCGGCCTGCAGGCGCAGCAACAGGCACTAAACCGCAACAAGGCTGCGCTGGAGCGAGAACGACTCGCACTGGGTGCCCAGATCGACGAGGTTCGCCAGCAGCAGCAAAGTGAAGCAAGCGAACTGGCCAAGGCAGCAGCCTTGCTGGCGCAGGAAACCACCGAGAACCAGGCGCGTACGCGGCTCGTGGTGACGGCGCCGACTCACGGCACGGTGACTGGCCTTGCCGTCCAGAGCGGGCAGGTGCTCCCGGCGGGTGGCCTGCTGGCGACGCTGATTCCGCACGAAGCCGTCACAGCAAAGGGAAACAAGGACGCACCCGCAAGCGGTGAACCACTACCGCTGGAGGCGCAGTTCTTTGCCACCACGCGGCAGGCGGGGTTTGTGGAGAAGGGGCAAACGGTACTGATCCGCTACGCCGCCTACCCATACCAAAAGTTTGGCATGGGCGAAGGCGAAGTGACCGAAGTCAGCAAGAGCCCGTACGCCGTTCAGGAACTGCCCACCCACGTGGCCGCCACCATGCAGGCGCTCGCGCAAGCGGGTGACCCGGTGTATCGCGTCACCGTCAGGCTGAAGGATCAGCGCATCAATGCCTATGGCACTCAACACGCGCTCAAGCCCGGCATGCTGGCCGAGGCCGACATCGTGCAGGACACCCGAAAGCTGTGGGAGTGGGCGCTGGAGCCGCTCTTTAGTGTCAGCGGGAAGGTGTTGGCGCACCGAGACGAATCGAGCAACAACATCTCCAGTCACGCATTGAACGAATCAACACGCAAAGGAAGCATCTGA